Sequence from the Nasonia vitripennis strain AsymCx chromosome 5, Nvit_psr_1.1, whole genome shotgun sequence genome:
TTGCAGACCGTCAAAACCGCAGTGTCgtacttttttctccttcgaaCAATGAACGAAGGAAGCGAGTAAAAGGAATCACGATACGAGCATTGGAATAGTGAAGATTCTATTTGActgttaaaatttatattgagATTATAACGTTTCTTAGATATCATAGAAGAGAAAATAACGTTGCTGGCGAGTGATCTACTGCACTGGGATTTTTGTATTGTGAATGggtaataaattacaagaGATCTTTTTTTCTCAACATCGTTGATgcatataatttaaaatgtgaCCAGAGATCAATCATCGTATTTTTACGACGCGATTAAAAATTCTGAACGGAAAATTCGAGTTGataaaatgtttgaaaatcAATATCAATATTACAGGCATACAAAATATGAAACCCTATATTACATTAACGTGCTTATctttaacttttttcaaagttacttGCGTAACAATATCGACTTAAGGGTAACAATAATTCAGGTACGGATTGCTGAAGCTATATTAGGGTCCCTCTACTAATTGAAGTCGACAAAGcaacaacaaatttttagcaCGAAAGTTTAAATGTGATGCAGTATGCGGCATATGGTTTGGAGTATGCCCTTAAAACGGCAAGAGCTTGATTTTTCGACAAAGATCGCAAACATATTTTGACACCTGCTCTATGTCCACTTAACATGACTGATATTTGACAGCAATATAAAATTACCttcttttaaaacaataatttttgttaaaatggTTCATTGTACACAATTGTttgaatatacatatatgttgtttccttgaaaaatattataacataaaatttacaatacTTCAAAGATGCCAATAACTTGTATAcctataattgaaaattcaaataaaaaaaaataattcatacttatttacaatgtaTATACGTGTTGTAGGTTAAACTACAACTGATAATAAATTCTATCATCAATCGCGTAATCAACAATCTTCCTCACAACAAGTTCTGGAAAAGTATAGTCTACCACCTCGTCGATCACTTCCTCCAGTTCCAGCATGCAGCGATAGATGCTCAGTGCGTTCTCGAAAGCTCGTCGCACGTCCTTCGCGTACACCCTAAATCTTCTGAGTTTGCAGAGTTTGAAGTTATCGACGTTGAACCGCCGGTTCCGCATGTAGCGGACAATCTCGCGACGGCTTTTTACCAGGAGATCGAGAAACGTGAGGTTCTCGACGAACGTCGAGAAGCTCATCTTAAGGACGAGGTCGACGCATTTTTCGTACAAACTCCACAGCCAGTGCTTCTGCATCAATATCAGCTCGTCCATCAATTGGACCGAGCGCTGCAGACTAACCCTCTTCAGCGCCAGCGCCTTGATCATCGGCGCGGAGTTTATAACGTTCAGCTTGTCTCGGGGGATGCGGGCAAAAGCCGTTAGACCATGTTCGTCCTCGATGAGCATATCCGCGCCGGCGGAGAGAAGTAGTCGGACGCTTTCCCTGTAACACTTCGAGCAGGCTCTGTGCAGCGCCGTCCAACCTTCGTCGTTTCTCATATTAACGTCTGCGCCGTGTTCGAGCAGAGTCTTCAGCATTTCCGTAGAGCTGAATTGAGCCGCGATGTAGAGCGGGGATTCCCCCGACTGCGCCTGCGCATTCACGTTCGCGCCGTGCGCCAAGAAGAGCTTCACCTGGAAAATCGTTATACGGTATTTATTACGCCGGGGAATTAAGGGGGTCCGAAACCCAACTTTTTTACCGACCCAGTCGACTGAACGAGTGCACGGCAGAGAATGGCTTGAAACTAAAGAAGtaaaatgaattatgaaaaaccaAGAGTTAGTTACCCGTCCTTTTATAAACAGCTAACGGTGTGccaagtttcaaataaaaatattgaatataatacgaaaatcgattttattattttgcgtcaatatttttatttaaaatttgacaCGGCGATAGATGTTTATAAAAGGAAGGGCAACTACTCTTGGTTTTTCATATAGTTCATTGTATTTGTTTAGTTTCAAGTAATTTTCTACCCAGCACTCGTACTCTGTGGGTAAAAGTTGGGTTTCGGACCCCCTTAATGTGATATCATAGGATGGAAAAAGCTCTTTCGCATACTCACCAAttcgttattattttctcccAAAGAGACTACAACGTGCAACGGCTGATACTCGTTTTCCAGCTGTATTTCCTCGAGCGAGGCGCCGTTCTCGATCAAGAATCTGGCTTGGCGAATAGCGCATTTCTCGGCCTTACCTCGGAAGAAGACTCGGTGCAGGGCGTTAGAGCCCCTGCTATCTTTGCTGTGAACGTCAGCGCCACGTTCGACCAGCAAGCGCAGCATCTCCTCGTCCTCTACGATGCCTCGGAGTGACAGAAGCAGTGGCGTTATGCCGAGGTGGTCCCTGATATTGGGGTCGACTCCCTTTTCGAGTATCATCTTCGTCAGCTCCACCCGGTTGTTGATCACCGCGTGGTGCAGAACGGTTCTCCCGTTGTGGTATCGAGTTCGCAGGTCGACGACGCCGAGCTCGTATGCCAGGCGGATAAGTCGTTCGCTCAAGGGAGAGTAGAAGAAGCAGAACATTATCTCGAAAAGCGTCTGATT
This genomic interval carries:
- the LOC103315483 gene encoding ankyrin-1-like, which encodes MATKEKKLSLATKSYDQKLYDTLLKIFRDNGFKSKQKKKFLRSPKVNQYPEIKLLREEISCKLIYPREQYDNLSLLQIAVIGRYPLSAELLLRSGADINKPLMRNQTLFEIMFCFFYSPLSERLIRLAYELGVVDLRTRYHNGRTVLHHAVINNRVELTKMILEKGVDPNIRDHLGITPLLLSLRGIVEDEEMLRLLVERGADVHSKDSRGSNALHRVFFRGKAEKCAIRQARFLIENGASLEEIQLENEYQPLHVVVSLGENNNELVKLFLAHGANVNAQAQSGESPLYIAAQFSSTEMLKTLLEHGADVNMRNDEGWTALHRACSKCYRESVRLLLSAGADMLIEDEHGLTAFARIPRDKLNVINSAPMIKALALKRVSLQRSVQLMDELILMQKHWLWSLYEKCVDLVLKMSFSTFVENLTFLDLLVKSRREIVRYMRNRRFNVDNFKLCKLRRFRVYAKDVRRAFENALSIYRCMLELEEVIDEVVDYTFPELVVRKIVDYAIDDRIYYQL